In a genomic window of Porphyromonadaceae bacterium W3.11:
- a CDS encoding TonB-dependent receptor, which yields MNVFFHGWSGVRCIALLCFILLTPFSKLSAQEMGDGIKIQVVDTETSAPLPSVIVTAHDYRGTTDNRGFITLPDKLPIETNISFSLIGYETISIREADLSHHKVNVIKLRFGSTTLEEFSVEARRPIISRTMVGESIDLGKQMMELDSDLSEAISHIKGVSMISSTTSSTPVIHGMSGNRILIINNGVTQEAQQWNNDFGTDIDASNADQISVLKGAESVRYGSDALGGVILINGASLPYNNELSGSIQTQYRSNGRGIGASAMLEGSIRKNFAYRLQTKYSNVGDHSSAKYLLNNTGARGVDLLGNIGWKNKALKFELLYHLTHHESGILYVAKMGSVDLLEERIKIGQPIELFPFSRKIDYPKHRATHQYLVGKASWDTNSVGKWMLQVALQNDKQEEFHVRRMRRSHIPSVSLTLNNIQGQLKWENNYWDHWSSELGLQSEYTNNYNRAGTGVVPLIPNYVESKMGFYGIQKYHNNHLGMELGARIDQLQLTASGIDMYSRPYGGHRRYTNFTANFGLHYHLRDHLKLTTQVGNAWRAPHVGELWSEGVDATGGLYLRGDSTMRSERNYKWVTSILYHSDKLSISLEGYLQWINGYINKEPTGEFFTVISGSYPLFKYRQTSATLHGVDASIEWHPISGLTYTAMTGMMWGNERKTKRYLPYIPPFRFSQSLTYALPVSLETNIELSHKFTAQQKRFDPDTDLIPYAPPAYHLLGLKAATSIPIRGEQELRFMLSVTNLLNKEYKEYTNLSRYYAHALGRDITFSVKYIF from the coding sequence ATGAATGTATTTTTTCATGGATGGAGTGGTGTAAGGTGTATCGCTCTCCTTTGTTTTATTCTTCTAACCCCTTTTTCTAAGCTCAGTGCTCAAGAGATGGGTGATGGGATTAAGATTCAGGTAGTTGATACTGAGACTTCAGCACCGCTTCCATCAGTAATTGTGACCGCTCATGATTATAGAGGGACCACAGATAATAGGGGCTTTATAACACTTCCAGATAAGTTGCCTATCGAGACCAATATTAGTTTTTCTCTCATTGGTTATGAAACCATTAGTATCAGAGAAGCGGATCTATCACATCATAAGGTGAATGTCATCAAGTTACGCTTTGGTTCTACCACCCTTGAGGAGTTCTCTGTAGAGGCTCGACGGCCCATTATATCACGTACTATGGTGGGAGAGTCTATTGATTTGGGAAAGCAGATGATGGAGCTGGACAGTGATCTGTCTGAGGCGATATCTCATATCAAGGGCGTCAGCATGATCTCTTCGACCACTAGCTCCACGCCCGTCATTCATGGTATGAGTGGCAATAGGATACTCATTATTAATAATGGAGTCACACAGGAGGCTCAGCAATGGAATAATGATTTTGGCACTGATATAGATGCCAGTAATGCTGATCAGATTAGCGTTCTAAAGGGTGCGGAGTCAGTTCGTTACGGTAGTGACGCTCTTGGTGGTGTGATTTTAATTAATGGAGCAAGTCTGCCGTATAATAATGAGCTGTCAGGATCTATTCAAACTCAATACAGAAGTAATGGACGTGGTATTGGAGCGTCTGCGATGCTTGAAGGGTCCATACGTAAGAACTTTGCCTACAGATTGCAAACGAAATACAGCAACGTCGGAGACCATTCGAGTGCTAAGTATCTTCTGAATAATACAGGTGCCAGAGGTGTAGATCTATTGGGTAATATCGGCTGGAAGAATAAAGCCCTGAAGTTCGAACTCCTCTATCATCTCACTCACCACGAGTCAGGCATTCTCTATGTTGCCAAGATGGGAAGTGTAGATCTCCTGGAAGAGAGGATTAAGATAGGTCAGCCCATAGAGCTATTTCCCTTCTCGAGGAAAATCGATTATCCTAAACATCGTGCGACTCATCAATATCTGGTGGGTAAAGCCTCTTGGGATACGAATAGTGTGGGTAAGTGGATGCTCCAGGTGGCTTTGCAAAATGACAAGCAAGAGGAGTTCCATGTCCGGCGTATGCGGAGAAGTCATATCCCGAGTGTTAGTCTTACTCTCAATAATATTCAAGGTCAGCTAAAGTGGGAGAACAATTATTGGGATCACTGGAGTAGTGAATTGGGGCTCCAGAGTGAGTACACCAATAACTATAATAGGGCTGGAACTGGAGTAGTCCCACTTATCCCTAACTATGTTGAGAGTAAGATGGGCTTTTATGGAATACAGAAATACCATAATAATCATCTTGGGATGGAGTTAGGAGCAAGGATAGACCAGCTGCAGCTGACTGCTAGCGGTATCGATATGTATTCTAGACCTTATGGAGGTCATCGTCGCTATACTAACTTTACTGCCAATTTTGGCCTGCATTATCACCTAAGAGACCATCTGAAGTTAACTACCCAAGTGGGTAACGCATGGCGTGCACCACACGTTGGCGAGCTATGGAGTGAGGGGGTTGATGCTACTGGTGGCCTTTATCTAAGAGGAGATAGCACCATGAGGAGTGAGCGTAATTATAAATGGGTCACTTCTATATTGTATCACTCTGATAAACTATCCATAAGCCTAGAAGGGTACCTGCAGTGGATCAATGGATATATCAATAAGGAGCCGACAGGGGAGTTTTTTACCGTTATAAGTGGGAGCTACCCATTATTTAAGTACAGACAAACCTCTGCCACCTTACACGGAGTGGATGCAAGCATAGAGTGGCACCCTATAAGCGGCCTTACCTATACAGCAATGACTGGGATGATGTGGGGTAATGAAAGGAAGACGAAAAGGTACTTACCCTATATTCCGCCCTTTCGCTTTAGTCAAAGTCTCACTTATGCTCTGCCAGTATCTTTGGAGACTAATATAGAGCTCTCACATAAGTTTACAGCACAGCAAAAGCGATTTGACCCAGATACAGATCTTATCCCATATGCACCGCCAGCTTATCACTTATTGGGACTAAAGGCTGCGACCTCAATTCCGATTCGGGGTGAACAGGAGCTTCGCTTTATGCTTTCAGTCACCAATCTTCTGAATAAGGAGTACAAGGAATACACCAATTTATCTCGCTATTATGCACACGCATTAGGACGAGACATTACATTTTCTGTGAAATATATTTTTTAG